In Anthocerotibacter panamensis C109, the sequence TTATATCCGTAATGCGGGGCTTGTGCCTGTTGGGTTTGCAGATCTGAGAGGGCTTCCTTTTTGCGTTGCGGTGCTTTGGCGCTGCGTGTCGAGACGACTGGAGTATCTGAAGTATTAAACTTTTTAGTCTTTCTAGCCTGATATTCCCGTTGCCAGCCCATAGTACATGCCGCTTAAGGACATCCATAGTGTGACAGAACCGGCAAAAGCTGTCTTCAGAGGAAATACGGCAGGAGCAGGTCAAAAGGCGCATAACAAACTTAAAAATTTTTCTCGTGGTGTCCTTGTAGCCCTAGCGAAGCACCGTAAAAGAGTACCGGGAGTATGTCACACTATAAGCTTGGGGTAAAGCCGAGGAAAGGATGCGCAGGCATAGCGGACGAGGGGCACAGCTAGTAGGTTTGACCCTACTTGTGCTGGGGTTGGGTGCCTGTGGCACGGAGCGTGCCCAGGAACAACCTCAAGCCAAAGACATCACCTCCCGGATCACCCGGCTTGCCGAACGCAAAGCCAACGGAGTCTTTTACAGCATTGAAGACAACCTGACCGACGACAAAGGTGATACTTGGCGGGTGGCTTTCCTGAAGATCTTCCGGCAGAGTGGTAAGGTTTATAGTTTTGTGCAGGTTCGGGTAGACCCGCGCTACGGCAGCTATACGATTAGCACAGAGAAACCCCTCACTCTACAACTGGCTAGCAAGGCGCTACCGCTGTCCAACCAGTCTCAGGATCGCAATCGCCTAGGCTACTACGAAGTCACGCCTATCCTGGCTCAACTAACGGGGAGTTCTGTAGTCCAACTGCTCCTTCCTCTAGGAGACGGCACGACTCGGACGCTTTCAGTGGATACCCGAGTCCTGAAGGGCTGGCAGACGGTACAGGGGATCGCTGGTCCCAACGTTTTTAATTACGCCGGTCCCACTTACTGAGCGTTCAATAATAAAAAAATCTTTACGCGCCACCCAAAGGGCGGTATAGACTAACATACTAAGAGCATTCCTAGCTAATCCACTAACCCCAGGGGAAGACATGGCCAGAAAGCACGAACCCAGTTCTTTCTCCCCTCCTACGCCACCCTATGGCTTTCCAGCCGATCCTCTGGCTGAATCAGATATCTCAGCAATCTTGGTCGATGAGCCAATGGATTTATTACTGGAAAAGGAGCTATTCGTCGAAGCTGATCCCCTACATGCCGAGGAGATGGAGCTGGCCTTAGTCAATTTTAGTGACCCCAGCTTGGCTCTGCCCCGCAGCAACACCGATGATCTGATCCGCCTCTATCTCCAAGAGATCGGGCGCGTTCCGCTCCTCAAGGTGGCTGAAGAGATTGACCTCGCGCGCCAGATCAAGACCTGGCTGGAGCTTGAGGAAAAACGTCACCGTCTACGCAAGCAACTCAACCATATCCCCAGTGACCGGGAACTGGCCGAATTCACGGGCGAGCCGCTGGATGTTCTGACCAAGATCATAGCTCGGGGCAAGCGAGCCAAAGCTCACCTCATCAACGCTAACCTACGTCTGGTAGTCTCAGTAGCCAAGAAATATCAGGGCCGGGGTCTGCCCTTGTTGGACCTCATCCAGGAAGGCACCCTGGGTCTCATCCGGGCCGCCGAAAAATTCGACTACACCCGAGGGTTTAAGTTCTCTACCTATGCTACTTGGTGGATACGTCAGGGGATCACCCGAGCAATCGCCATGCAGGCGCGGACGATCCGTCTACCGGTCCATGTCGTTGAGAAGGTCAATAAGATCAAGAAAGCCACCCGCCAGCTCTCTCAACAGTTAGGGCGCTCACCCAATGAGGCTGAGATCGCCAAAGCTGTCGAGATGGATGTGGAACAGTTGCGTTTTGTACGCCGTGCGATCCAGATGCCCGTTTCCTTGGAGACCCCAGTGGGTCGGGAGGAAGATACGGCTCTGGGCGACTTGATCCAGGCCCAAGGCGAAATCCCGGAGCAGGAAGTCGTGCACTCCTTGATGCGCCAGGATCTAGAAGACCTCTTGCAGACCTTGACGCCCCGCGAACGGGATGTTTTACGCCTGCGCTATGGTCTGGTGGACGGTCGTTCGCGCACGCTCGATGAGGTCGGTCAGTACTTCACACTCACCCGCGAACGGATCCGCCAAATCGAGGCCCGTGCCCTACGCAAACTGCGCCACCCGCAGCGCCTGCGCCGCGTCCGGGAATATCTAGAAGGACATTGACGCTCACCAAGTGTAATCTCCATTACCTTAGCTTTACCTTGCCCCTCTACAGTGAAGTCACCTATTGTGGGGGCGGATATGTCACTCATCGAGAAAAAGCGAGAATGGCTGGAGGAACTTTACCGGGAACAGACCCTCCTGCCTTACAAAGCTGGCGAGAACATACCGCTTTATTCCCGCGAGTTGTGGGTAGTCTACCGGGGAATTGTTCAGCTACTGACCTTACATCCCACCGGCGATGAAGTCATGCTCGGGCTGTTGGGTCCTATGATGCCCTTCGGACTTCCCCTCACGGTGCTGGAACCCTATCAGGCTGTCGCGCTAACCGACGTTGATCTGCTGCGGCTGACCTGGGAGGAAGTCCAACAGTCACCCCGCCTTATAGGCGAGATCAACCTCCAGTTGACCCGCCGCCTCCAGCAGACAGAAGCCCTGCTCGCCCTCGCAAGCAAGCGACGGGTCCAAGACCGTATCCAAGGGATGCTCAGTCTCCTAGGCCAAGAATTTGGACAAGCCACTCCTCAAGGAATTCGCTTGGAAGTGCGTCTGACCCACCAGCAGGTAGCCAATGCCCTAGGCACCACGCGGGTCACAGTCACGCGGGTCATGGGAGACCTCAAGGCCAAGGGCTTTTATCGTATCGGTGCTGACCGAGCGCTCTATTTGAGCAGTCAGGCCAACCCACGGCTAGGTTAACGCAGGTAGGGCAGGGGGTTGACGGCATGA encodes:
- a CDS encoding DUF3122 domain-containing protein, whose amino-acid sequence is MRRHSGRGAQLVGLTLLVLGLGACGTERAQEQPQAKDITSRITRLAERKANGVFYSIEDNLTDDKGDTWRVAFLKIFRQSGKVYSFVQVRVDPRYGSYTISTEKPLTLQLASKALPLSNQSQDRNRLGYYEVTPILAQLTGSSVVQLLLPLGDGTTRTLSVDTRVLKGWQTVQGIAGPNVFNYAGPTY
- the rpoD gene encoding RNA polymerase sigma factor RpoD, giving the protein MARKHEPSSFSPPTPPYGFPADPLAESDISAILVDEPMDLLLEKELFVEADPLHAEEMELALVNFSDPSLALPRSNTDDLIRLYLQEIGRVPLLKVAEEIDLARQIKTWLELEEKRHRLRKQLNHIPSDRELAEFTGEPLDVLTKIIARGKRAKAHLINANLRLVVSVAKKYQGRGLPLLDLIQEGTLGLIRAAEKFDYTRGFKFSTYATWWIRQGITRAIAMQARTIRLPVHVVEKVNKIKKATRQLSQQLGRSPNEAEIAKAVEMDVEQLRFVRRAIQMPVSLETPVGREEDTALGDLIQAQGEIPEQEVVHSLMRQDLEDLLQTLTPRERDVLRLRYGLVDGRSRTLDEVGQYFTLTRERIRQIEARALRKLRHPQRLRRVREYLEGH
- a CDS encoding Crp/Fnr family transcriptional regulator, with translation MSLIEKKREWLEELYREQTLLPYKAGENIPLYSRELWVVYRGIVQLLTLHPTGDEVMLGLLGPMMPFGLPLTVLEPYQAVALTDVDLLRLTWEEVQQSPRLIGEINLQLTRRLQQTEALLALASKRRVQDRIQGMLSLLGQEFGQATPQGIRLEVRLTHQQVANALGTTRVTVTRVMGDLKAKGFYRIGADRALYLSSQANPRLG